Part of the Crossiella cryophila genome, GCCGAGTTTTTTCACACCACTTCGCCTCGCCGGGCCGCCACGAGCCCTCCGCCGGATCCGCCGTCGGCTACCCATGGAAACCATGAGGTACGACAACCCACCCGCCCTGGCCCTGCGCGGACTGGTCAAGCAGTTCGGCGACTCGGTCGCGGTGGCCGGGATCGACCTGGCCGTGGCCACCGGCACCTTCCACGGCCTGGTCGGTCCCAACGGCGCGGGCAAGACCACCACCCTGTCCATGGCCGTCGGCCTGCTGCGGCCGAGCGCGGGCACCGCCACCGTCGGCGGGGTGGACGTCTGGCGGGACCCGGTGGCGGCGAAGCGGCGGATCGGCATGCTGCCCGAGTCCACCCACCTGTTCGACCGGCTCACCGGGCCGGAACTGTTGACCTACAACGGTGTGTTGCGCGGCCTGGCCCCGGACCTGGTCCGGGCCCGCTCCGCCCAGTTGATCGAGGTGCTCGGCCTTGGCGAGGCCGGGCGCAAGCTGGTCGTGGACTACTCCACCGGCATGAAGAAGAAGATCGGCCTGGCCTGCGCGCTGCTGCACACCCCGACCCTGCTCGTGCTGGACGAACCCTTCGAGGCGGTCGACCCGGTCTCCGCCGGGACCATCCGCGAACTGCTGCGCCGCTACCTCGACGGCGGCGGCACGGTGATCTTCTCCACCCACGTGATGGAGGTCGCCGAGCAGCTCTGCGACCGGGTCACCATCATCGGCCGCGGCCGGGTGCTGGCCAACGGCACCCTGGACCAGGTCCGCGGCGGACGGCCGCTGCACGAGGTGTTCGTCAACCTGGTCGGCGGCCCCCGGGGTGGAACGGAGGCGCTGTCGTGGCTTGGCGATTCCTCGCGCTGAGGTGGCGGGTGCTGCGCAACACCTGCGCCGCGGGCTCCGGCGGACGGGTCCTCGCGCTGGTCCTCGGCGTGGTCTTCGGCCTTTTCCTTGGCGGACAAGGGTTTGTGCTGCTCGCCAACGCGGGTGACGGGACCGCCGAGGACGCGCTGTCGCGCACCGCGCTGATCGGGACCGTGATCACCGCGCTGTGGCTGCTCGGTCCGCTGCTCCACGGCACCGACGACACCCTGCAACCGGCCAGGTTCGCCCTGCTGCCGCTGACCCGCCGCCAGCTGACCACCGGCTTCCTGATCGCCGCGCTGGTCAGCGTGCCCGCGCTGGCCACGCTGGTGGCCACCAGCGGCACGATCGTCGCGGCAGGCGCGCACGGGAGCTTCCCGGCACTGGTGGCGGTGCTCGGCTTGCTGCTCGGCCTGGCCGTCTGCCTGATCGGCAGCCGGGTGCTCAGCGCCGCCTTCGCCCGCCTGCTCGGCAACCGCCGGGCCCGCGACCTGGCCACCGCGGTGGTGTTCCTGCTCGGCGTCGGCGCCTGGCTGGCCTGGACCACCCTGTCCGGCAGGCTGTTCACCGGTACCTGGGCGGGCTGGCTGCCCGGCGCCCAGGTGCTGGCCTGGACCCCCCTCGCGGCCCCGTACTCCGCCTGGCAGGCGGCGGCCAACGGCGAAGTCCTCGCGGCACTGGCGAAACTGGGCGTCGGCCTGGGCACCGTGCTGCTGCTGGCCTGGTGCTGGGGGCGGCTGCTGACCTCCACCATGACCGCGGCCCGCGCCTCGGATCCGTCCAGGCTCCGGGCCGTGCCGGGTGAGCTGATCCCACGCTGGCTGATCCCGAGTGGCCCTGGCGGCGCCGTACTGGCCAGGCTGCTGCGGATGTGGTTGCGCGACAACAGGTTCCGCTTCGCGCTGATCAGCAGCCTGGTCCTGCCGTTCGCCCTGGCCTTCGCCTGGCGGTCCGCCCCGGTCGAGCTGATCACCGCGATCGCGGGCAGCGCGGCGGCACTGAGCCTGGTCAGCACCTTCGGTTACGACGGGCCCGCCTACGCAACGCACCTGCTCGCCGCCGTGCCCGCCAGGGTCGACCTGCGGGCCCGGCTGGCGGCCAACGCCATGGTCGGCGTGCCGCTGGTGGCGGTGACCGCGGTGGCCCTCGGCCTGTTCCGCGCGGACAACACGGCCATCCTGCCCGCGCTGGGCGCCGGGGTCGCCGCCTACGGTTGCGCCGCCGGGCTGTGCGCGCTCCTGGCCGCCACCACCCCCTTCGTGCCCGCGCCCCCGGACAAGCCGTTCGCCTCCCCGCCCGGCGGCCAGGTCAAGCCCGCGCTGGTCGCCTACGGCGGACTGCTGGGCGGCCTGGCCCTGGGCGCACCGGTGCTCGCCGTGGCCCTCCTGGTCCCCGCGGGCGCCTGGCTGGCACTGCCGCTGGGACTGGGGTGGGCGGCGGTGGCGGCCGAGTCCGGGGTGCTCCTGGGTGCCCGGCGGGTGGATCGGTGTGGCCCGGAGATCCTGCTGGCGGTCACCCCCGGCCGGTGAGCCTCAGAGCGCCCACAGCGCGGCGGCGAGGTCCTCGGCCCTGGTCACCGCGATCCGCGGCGTGTCCACCAGGGCCGCGTCGATCACCGCCGCCAGCGCCGCCGGGATGGTGGCGTCCCGCTCGCGGATGGGCACCACCGGATCGGTCAGCACCACCAGCACCGGGTCCTCCCCCGGTGGGAAGGTGCGCGGGGAGGCGCCGGTCAGCATCCAGTACAGGGAGGCCGCGGCGGCCCACACGTCGACCTCGGGTTTGGCGTACTTGTAGTCGACGATCTGCGGGCGGGGCAGGAACGCGACACTGCCACCGAGGGCGCCGGTACGGGTGTGACCGGACAGCCCGGCCCGGTCAAAGGCTTTGGCCAGGCCGAAATCGGCGAGTTTGGCGATCGGGTCGTCGTCCGGTCCGGTGAGGAAGATGTTGTGCGGCTTGACATCCCGGTGCACCAGCCCCACCCCCGGCGCACTGCCCCCGTCGGCGAGCCCGACCCACGGGATGGGCGCCTGATGGGCATAGGTCAGCGCCTCCAGCACCTGCAGGGTGATCGAGACGGCCTCCGCGACCGGGAGCGGGCCGCGCCGGGCCACCAGGTCGGCCACACTGCCGCCCGCGCAGTAGCCGGTGGCCAGCACGAAGGCCGAACCGCCCGCACCGGCGCCGCGGAACTCCAGCACGTTGGGGTGGTCCAGCGCCCGGGTGTTCTCGATCTCGCGCAGGAAGGCGTTGCGCGCCTTGGGATCCACCGCGTCCTCGCCCCACAGGGTCTTGATCGCGACCAGGTCGCCGTCGGCCAGGTCCCTGGCCAGGTGCACCACGCCCTGGCTGCCCTGACCGAGCTTGCGTACCAGCTCGTAGCCGCTGAGCCCGACCGAGAACCGCAGCACGGTGGCGCCGACGCTGATCTCATCGCCGTGCAGCAGCCGCACCTCCCCGGTGACCGGCTCGCCGTTGACCCTGGTTCCGTTGCGGCTGCCCAGATCCCGCAGTCGCGCCTCTGGCGGGTCGATCTCCAGCACGCAGTGCCTGCGGGAGACCCGCTTGTCGCCGTTGCCCAGGCGCAGGTCGCAGTCAAGCGAACGGCCGATGACGCAGCTGGCTGGTTCGCGGAAGACCTTGTCCCGCACCAGGTCGTCCGCGGAGAGGGTGACGGTGCTGCGCATGTCAGCCGCGGTCCCGGACGTCCTCGTACACCCGGTAGGCCAAGGCGGCCTCCTCGGCGCGCCCCAGTTCCTTGAGCGCGTGCGCCCGGTTGTAGTAGTTCTCCGGCACATCCGGCCCGTCGCTGAGCGCGATCTCGATCGCGGCCAGCGCCTCGGCGTGCCGCCCGAGCCGGATCAGTGCCGCGCCGAGCACGCCGTGGGCCTGCGCGCGCAGGTGCTCGGTGCGGCCGGCGGCCTGCCCGGCCGCGTCCAGCCGGATGGCCCCTTCGGCGCAGGCCAGCGCGGTCTCGGCCTGGTCCAGATCGATCAGCGTGCCCGCCTTGTCGATCAGTGCGCCCAGGAAACGCGGCTGGACCCGCAGCGCGCGATCGTAACTACGCACGGCCCGTTCGGGCTGGTTGGACAGCCGGTACACCCCGCCCTGGTCGTGCAGTGCCCGCGCGTTGTGCGGGTCGAGCCGGACCGCCTGCTCCAGCGCGGCCACCGCGTCGCCGTACCGCCCCAGCTCCCGCAACATGAGCCCGCGCTGGTGTCGCGCGCCGGGGTGACCGGAATGCTGTCCGAGCACCTGGTCGAACACGGCCAGCGCCTCGGCGTACTGCCCAGCCTCGACCAGCGCCAGACCCTGTTCGTGCAGTTCGGCCACGGCGGCCTTGGGCCTGCTCCAGACCTCCGGCCGCCGCGCGCCGTCGGCGAGCTTGCCCCCGCACTCGGCACAGCGCGGTCCGCGTAACAGCCCGCCCCGCCCGGCCAGGCAGCGATCGCAGTAGTTCTGATGGCAGTCCTGGCAGATCCGGAAGCTGATCGCGAAGTGCTCGGGGTCGGCGCGGGCCACCGGGTTGCCGCCGGGCGCCTTGGACACCGAGATCATCCGCTGGCAGCCCCAGCCGAAACAGACCAGCAGCACAGGCAGTCCCTTCGCTCAGCCCCCGGCGGCGGCGAAGTCATAATCCCAGTCCAGCTCCCACACCCGCAGCGTTTTGCGCCCACCCGAGACGATCACGGTCCGCCCGTCCGCGCTCACCTGCACCGATGCCACCGGTTCGGGATGCCCCGCCAGCACCCACAGGCAGCGCCCCGTCGCCGGATCCCACACCCGCACACTGTGATCGGCCGAGGCGGAGAACAGGAATCGCCCGTGCGCGGCCAATGCGGTGATCGCCCCCGTGTGCCCCTCCAGGGACCGGATCCCCCGCTGTGCGCCCACCTCCCACACCCACAGCGACCCGTCCTCGGCCCCGGAGTACCCGGTCAGCCCGTCCGCACTGATCGCCAACGCGCTCACCCGCGCGTTGTGCGCCGCCAGCATCCCCAGGTACTCCCCGGTCGGCGGCTCCCACACGAACGCGGTCCGGGTGGGCCCGCTCACCAACCCGATCCGCCCATCCCCGCTCACCGCGAACGCACTGCTCCGCCCGATCGCACCCCCGACCACCTTCACCAGCCGCCGCGCTGCCGGGTCCCAGACCCACAGCATCCCCGCATCGTCCTGGGCGAAGACCCGACGACCGTCCGGACCGAAGCTCACCCGCAGGATCTGCTGGGACGGCCGCCCCAGCACCCGCCCGCGCCGCCACCGCCCCGGTTCCCACACCCGCAGGGTCCGATCCTGCCCAGCCGACACCACCCGCCCGTCCGCGTCAACCGCCACCGCGCGCACCCCACCCCGATGCCCGCTGAACTCCCGGATCCGTTCCCCGGTAACGAGATCCCACACCCGGACCTTCCCGTCCCCGGACCCGGTGACCGCCAACCGTCCGGCCGGATCCAGCGCCAGCCCCGTCACCGTCTCCCCATGCCCCGCCAGCCGGTGCACCCGCTCCCCACCAGCCGGCTCCCACACCTCGACCGCGAGCGAGTCGACGAACACCACCAGCCCCCCATCGGCCCGCAACACACTCCGTTCCCCCGCGAACTCCCGCACCTGCCGCGCCCCCAGCAACCCACTGGCCCGCCCCTGCCGACCCAGCCGCGCCCACCGCGTCAACAACTCCGGATTCCGTTGGTAGCCAGGCACATCCAGCGCCGCCCGCAACTCCACGGCCGCCGCCGCCCACCGCTGTTCCGCCACCAGTCGATCCGCCAGCGCCACCGCCGAGGCGACCGCGTCCGCCCCATCGGTCAACGCCACCGCGGGCAACGGCCGCGGATAACTCCACGGCGCCAACGGTCCACCCGGCGGCAGTTCCCACCGCCGCACCAGCCGCCCGTTACCCCCGGAGTAGGCCACCCGCCCGTCCGCGCTCAGCGCCAGCGCCGAGGTCCACCCCGCATCGCCCCAGGTCCGCACACAGCGTCCAGCCACCAGGTCGAACACCCGCAACCCGACGGAGTCCGTCACCACCGCCCGCGCCCCGTCCGCGCTGACCGCGGCCGTCCCGGCCCACCCGTCCCCCCGAACCAGCGTGCGCACCCGCTCCCCATTGCCCGTCCGCCACACCGACACCTCACCGGCCCCGGCCACCAGCGCGATCCGCCCGTCCACGCTGAAGGACACCTGCCCGCCGCCCACCCCGAACGACCGGGTCAACAGCCCGCTGTCCAACTCCCACAACCGGATCCGCCGGGTCCGCTGATGCCACCGCACCACCAGCCCGTCCAGGCTGATCACCACCGCCACGCCGTGGTGCTCGCCCGGACTGGCCTGCTCCAGCACGTGCAGCAGTTCCCCCGCCGCGGACCACAGCAGCACCGCACCGTCCATGCCCGTGGTGACCACCCGCAGGCCATCCGGACTCACCGCGATCCCACTCACCCGCCCGGAATGCGCCACCCACCGCCAGGACTGCCCCCGCAGGTCCCAGACCAGCACCGACCCGTCAACACCACCGGCAGCCAGCACCGCACCGTCCGCGCTCAACCCGATCGACGCGACACCCCGCGCGAGCCCGGCCAGCCGATGCCGCACCGCACCGGTGCGCGCGTCCCACACCCGCACCGAACCACCGTCGGCCACCGATACCTGATTCCATTCCCGCCCACCGGAAGCCAGCACCAGCCCGTCGGCGCTCAACGCGACGGCACTGACGTCATCGTCCTGCCCACCCAGTATCAGCGGCTCTCCTGGCGCAGCCAACTCCCCGGCCCGCCCCAGCGCGGCCACCACCTCAGCCGCCCCCGGCTCCCGCCGCACCGCCTCCCCCAACAGCTCCCGCGCCCGCCCGGCATCCCCCCGCTCCAGATGCACCAGCCCCAGCAAGTACTCCCGCCCCGCCCGGTCACTGGCCGCCACCTCAGCCAGCACCCCGTCATCGGTCACCCGCCCCGCCCGCCACCGGTACAACCCCCGGTTGTACACCGCGTGCGGATGCCGCGGATCAGCCCGCAAAGCCTGCTCCCACAACCCTTCCGCCCGCTCACCCCGCCCAAGGTCCACCATGGACAGTGCCTGATTGGACAACCCATCGGCCAGCAGGGTCGCCGCGCTCGGCGTCACCCGCGGATAGACCCCGACCTCATCCCCATACACCCCAACAAGTTCCGCCGCGATCTCGGCCATCCGATCCGGCCGGCCGCCCGGCTCCACCCGGAAGCACCGCCGCAGCAACCGCACCAAACCCGTTGGCATGACCGGCAAATCCCCAGCCCCACCAGCCAGGTAAGCCTCGAACGCCTCCCCCGCCGCCTGCCCGAAGCGAGTCGGCGGCCGACCGGTGAACAGTTCCAGCACGGTCACCGCCCAGGACCACACATCCGTCGCCCCGGTCAGGCGCAGCTCCGCACCCGCCGCCGCCCGCGCCTGCTCCGGCGAGCAGTAGGCGGGCGTCAACCCACCGCAACTCACCAGCCCACTCCCGCCGGTCGCGGCCCCCTCCCCCGCCGCCGCCCTGGCCTTGGCCAACCCGAAATCCGTGACCTTGACCGTGCCGTCCAGTCCCAGCAACACGTTGGCGGGCTTGACATCCTGATGCACCAGCCCGGACTCGTGCGCGTGCGCCAACCCCCAGGCCGCCTGGATCGCGACGTCCAGCAACCGCCCCAGCCCGTCCCGGTAGATCACCCGATTCCGCACCGCGGTGGCCAGATCGCCGCCGTCCACCCACTCCGCGAACACCCTGGGCACCCCGCCCAGCCGCCGCACGTACACACAGCCAACGGTGTTCGGATGCGCGCCGAGCCCCACCCAGGACTCGGCCTCCGCCTCGAACCCGCGCACCCCCGACGCCGCGGCCAGCAACTCCCGCCGCGGCGCCTTCACCGCCAGATCGATCTGCCAGCCGAGGTGCCGAACCCGGTACACCAGGCCCATGCCGCCGGTCCGGATCACCGACAGAACCTCATACAGGTCAAGGACAACCTGCCCCGGCCGCCACCGCTCATCCCCCATGCCGGGGACGCTACACCGGGCGGTCCCCCGCGATGGCCACCCGCTCGGCCACCCTGGCGTGCGGGTGGTAGTCGTTGACCGCGTAGTGCTGGGTGGCCCGGTTGTCCCAGAACGCCACCGAATCCGGCTGCCAGCGGAAGCGGACCTGGCACTCGGGCACGTGCGCCTGGGTGAACAGGTAACGCAGCAGGCGGTCGCTCTCCTGGCGGGGCAGACCGACGATGTGGGTGGTGAACGCCTGGTTGACGAACAGCGTGCGGCGGCCCGTTTCCGGGTGCCTGCGGACCACGGGGTGCGTCACCGGCGGGAACTGCTCCTGGTGGCGGGCAAGGAGTTCGGGGTCGGTGAAGCGGGCGAAGCCGGGCAGGTAGTCGTGCTCGGCCCGCAGTCCCTCGATCCGTTCCTGGACCGCCACCGGCAGGTTGTCGTAGGCGGCGGCCATGTCCGCCCACATCGTGTCCCCGCCGATCGGCGGCACGGTGATCAGCCGCAATACCGAGCCCAGCGCCGGATTCGGCCGGAAGGTGACGTCGGTGTGCCAGATGTTCTCCAGCCCCGGCATGCCGGCGCCGCGCGCGAACCGGGTCACCTCGGCGGTGTCGCCCTGCGGGATGAACGGGTTGGTCTCCAGCTCACCCCAGTGCGCGGCGAAGTCCCGCTGCTGCCCAGGGGTGATCCGCTGCTCGCGGAAGAACAGCACCTTCCACTCCAGCAACGCCCGGTTCAGTTCCTCCCGCAACGCCGGAGTCAACGGCACAGCCAGGTCAACGCCCTGGATCTCGGCGCCGATCACCCGGCCCAGCGGCCGCAGGGCGAAGAGTTCGTAGGGTCGTTCCTCGACGCCGTCGGGCAGACGGCGGAGTTGCCGGGGGCCTTCGAGGATGCCGTCGGCGGGGGTGCTGGCGGCGCGCAACATCGGCACATGCGTGGTCATGACAGAGTCCTTGGGATCGAGCGGCTGCGGACGCGAACTGACGCGTTACGCGGGCGGCGATCCCAGCCGGCCACGGCGAACCAGCAGCGCGGCGGTCCGGACGCCACACCAGCGGGACCACGCACAGGGCGCGCCCGCGTTCCGCTCGACTGCCATGCCCTGATGATCCGGCCTGGTCACGGATTGGGCAAGGGCTCCCAGCATCCGGGAGCCCCCGGGCTACCTGTCAATGCCGGCGGCGTACTGCGCCACCCCGTTGCCGAAGGACCAGTCCAGCAGCTCGTTCTCGGTCAGGTTCACCAGCACGTTCCGCGGTTCCGTGCCCGCGTACTCCTGGGCCAGCTCGGCGATCCGCCGGTACAGCGCCTGCTTCAACTCCGCCGACCGCCCCGCCCGCAACGTGATGGCGATGAACACGATCCCGTCATCCTTCTGCATACCAAGGAAATTGTCGTACCGCAGCGTGCTGCTGACCCCGTCGTGGCTCACCAGCACCTGGAACCGGTCATCCGGTGGGACACCGATGGTCTCGACCAGGGCGTCCTGCACGGCGTTGCCGAGGGCTTCCAGGCGGGACTGGTCGGCGTGCAGGGCGTCGATGCGAACGAAGGGCATGTCAGGACTTTCCTTCCGGGTCGGTGGTGGCCGCCGCCGGGTTCTTGGCGGCGGCGAGCAGGGCGAGGATGCCGTCCATGGCGCGGGCGTGCACCTGCGCGGAGCCCTCGGCGCGGGCCAGCACATAACCGCCCTGCACCACGGCGACCAGCGCGGTGGCGGTGGCGGCCGGGTCCGGGATGGTGAGTTCGCCGGTCCGCACGCCCTCGGCGAGCAGGCTGGACAGGCGGGTGGTGACCCAGGCGAACGTCTCCTCCACCGGGCGGCGCAGGGCCGGGTCGGCCATCACCTCCGGGTCCTGGGTGAGGCGGCCGACCGGGCAGCCCTTGAGCACCTCGCGTTCGCGGCGCAGGTACGCGGTGATGCGGGCGAGCACGGTGCCGCGCGCGGTGAACTCGGCGTTGGCACGCTCGCGCATATCCTCGGCGCTGCGGGTGATCGCGGCCAGGGCCAGCTCGGGTTTGCCGGAGAAGTGGTGGTACATGCTGCCCTGGCCGGCGCCGGAGCGCTCCTGGATGGCCTTCGGGCTGGTGCCGACGTACCCGCGCTCCCACAGCAGCTCGCGCGTGCTCTCGATGAGCTTCTCCCTGGTGTCCACCCACTGACCATACATACTAGTAGGTACAGGCACAAGTTGCTGGAGAGCGCTCTCGGGCAGCCGGGTCACTGGCGTTGACTTGCCGGAAACTTGCGCTTTACGCTCGAAGAGAGCGCTCTCTCACCGTCTGCGTCCCCCGACCTCAGGTGGATCGATGAGCCCTGCGTCAGCTCTCCGGCTGCGCCGAATCGCCGTGCTCGCCGCGGCCCTCGGCCTGGCCCCCCTGCTCAGTCCGATCGCCGCCCCGGCCGCCAGCGCGGCCGCCTGCGGCACCGAGAACCTCGCGCTCAACCGCCCGGCGAGCAGCTCCTCCACCGAGAACGGCGGCACCCTGCCGGCCGCGGCGGTGGACGGCGATCCCGGCACCCGCTGGTCCAGCGCGTTCAGCGATCCGCAGTGGCTGCGGATCGACCTGGGCGGCCCGAAACAGCTCTGCCGGGTCACGCTGAACTGGGAAACCGCGCATGCCAA contains:
- a CDS encoding WD40 repeat domain-containing serine/threonine protein kinase; amino-acid sequence: MGDERWRPGQVVLDLYEVLSVIRTGGMGLVYRVRHLGWQIDLAVKAPRRELLAAASGVRGFEAEAESWVGLGAHPNTVGCVYVRRLGGVPRVFAEWVDGGDLATAVRNRVIYRDGLGRLLDVAIQAAWGLAHAHESGLVHQDVKPANVLLGLDGTVKVTDFGLAKARAAAGEGAATGGSGLVSCGGLTPAYCSPEQARAAAGAELRLTGATDVWSWAVTVLELFTGRPPTRFGQAAGEAFEAYLAGGAGDLPVMPTGLVRLLRRCFRVEPGGRPDRMAEIAAELVGVYGDEVGVYPRVTPSAATLLADGLSNQALSMVDLGRGERAEGLWEQALRADPRHPHAVYNRGLYRWRAGRVTDDGVLAEVAASDRAGREYLLGLVHLERGDAGRARELLGEAVRREPGAAEVVAALGRAGELAAPGEPLILGGQDDDVSAVALSADGLVLASGGREWNQVSVADGGSVRVWDARTGAVRHRLAGLARGVASIGLSADGAVLAAGGVDGSVLVWDLRGQSWRWVAHSGRVSGIAVSPDGLRVVTTGMDGAVLLWSAAGELLHVLEQASPGEHHGVAVVISLDGLVVRWHQRTRRIRLWELDSGLLTRSFGVGGGQVSFSVDGRIALVAGAGEVSVWRTGNGERVRTLVRGDGWAGTAAVSADGARAVVTDSVGLRVFDLVAGRCVRTWGDAGWTSALALSADGRVAYSGGNGRLVRRWELPPGGPLAPWSYPRPLPAVALTDGADAVASAVALADRLVAEQRWAAAAVELRAALDVPGYQRNPELLTRWARLGRQGRASGLLGARQVREFAGERSVLRADGGLVVFVDSLAVEVWEPAGGERVHRLAGHGETVTGLALDPAGRLAVTGSGDGKVRVWDLVTGERIREFSGHRGGVRAVAVDADGRVVSAGQDRTLRVWEPGRWRRGRVLGRPSQQILRVSFGPDGRRVFAQDDAGMLWVWDPAARRLVKVVGGAIGRSSAFAVSGDGRIGLVSGPTRTAFVWEPPTGEYLGMLAAHNARVSALAISADGLTGYSGAEDGSLWVWEVGAQRGIRSLEGHTGAITALAAHGRFLFSASADHSVRVWDPATGRCLWVLAGHPEPVASVQVSADGRTVIVSGGRKTLRVWELDWDYDFAAAGG
- a CDS encoding TetR/AcrR family transcriptional regulator; this translates as MDTREKLIESTRELLWERGYVGTSPKAIQERSGAGQGSMYHHFSGKPELALAAITRSAEDMRERANAEFTARGTVLARITAYLRREREVLKGCPVGRLTQDPEVMADPALRRPVEETFAWVTTRLSSLLAEGVRTGELTIPDPAATATALVAVVQGGYVLARAEGSAQVHARAMDGILALLAAAKNPAAATTDPEGKS
- a CDS encoding TauD/TfdA dioxygenase family protein — its product is MTTHVPMLRAASTPADGILEGPRQLRRLPDGVEERPYELFALRPLGRVIGAEIQGVDLAVPLTPALREELNRALLEWKVLFFREQRITPGQQRDFAAHWGELETNPFIPQGDTAEVTRFARGAGMPGLENIWHTDVTFRPNPALGSVLRLITVPPIGGDTMWADMAAAYDNLPVAVQERIEGLRAEHDYLPGFARFTDPELLARHQEQFPPVTHPVVRRHPETGRRTLFVNQAFTTHIVGLPRQESDRLLRYLFTQAHVPECQVRFRWQPDSVAFWDNRATQHYAVNDYHPHARVAERVAIAGDRPV
- a CDS encoding tautomerase family protein — encoded protein: MPFVRIDALHADQSRLEALGNAVQDALVETIGVPPDDRFQVLVSHDGVSSTLRYDNFLGMQKDDGIVFIAITLRAGRSAELKQALYRRIAELAQEYAGTEPRNVLVNLTENELLDWSFGNGVAQYAAGIDR
- a CDS encoding ABC transporter ATP-binding protein, which gives rise to MRYDNPPALALRGLVKQFGDSVAVAGIDLAVATGTFHGLVGPNGAGKTTTLSMAVGLLRPSAGTATVGGVDVWRDPVAAKRRIGMLPESTHLFDRLTGPELLTYNGVLRGLAPDLVRARSAQLIEVLGLGEAGRKLVVDYSTGMKKKIGLACALLHTPTLLVLDEPFEAVDPVSAGTIRELLRRYLDGGGTVIFSTHVMEVAEQLCDRVTIIGRGRVLANGTLDQVRGGRPLHEVFVNLVGGPRGGTEALSWLGDSSR
- a CDS encoding FHA domain-containing serine/threonine-protein kinase; translation: MRSTVTLSADDLVRDKVFREPASCVIGRSLDCDLRLGNGDKRVSRRHCVLEIDPPEARLRDLGSRNGTRVNGEPVTGEVRLLHGDEISVGATVLRFSVGLSGYELVRKLGQGSQGVVHLARDLADGDLVAIKTLWGEDAVDPKARNAFLREIENTRALDHPNVLEFRGAGAGGSAFVLATGYCAGGSVADLVARRGPLPVAEAVSITLQVLEALTYAHQAPIPWVGLADGGSAPGVGLVHRDVKPHNIFLTGPDDDPIAKLADFGLAKAFDRAGLSGHTRTGALGGSVAFLPRPQIVDYKYAKPEVDVWAAAASLYWMLTGASPRTFPPGEDPVLVVLTDPVVPIRERDATIPAALAAVIDAALVDTPRIAVTRAEDLAAALWAL
- a CDS encoding tetratricopeptide repeat protein, with protein sequence MLLVCFGWGCQRMISVSKAPGGNPVARADPEHFAISFRICQDCHQNYCDRCLAGRGGLLRGPRCAECGGKLADGARRPEVWSRPKAAVAELHEQGLALVEAGQYAEALAVFDQVLGQHSGHPGARHQRGLMLRELGRYGDAVAALEQAVRLDPHNARALHDQGGVYRLSNQPERAVRSYDRALRVQPRFLGALIDKAGTLIDLDQAETALACAEGAIRLDAAGQAAGRTEHLRAQAHGVLGAALIRLGRHAEALAAIEIALSDGPDVPENYYNRAHALKELGRAEEAALAYRVYEDVRDRG